The following are from one region of the Ochotona princeps isolate mOchPri1 chromosome 4, mOchPri1.hap1, whole genome shotgun sequence genome:
- the LOC131479988 gene encoding transforming acidic coiled-coil-containing protein 3-like produces MEKSFSDLFRCFEKQKEAIEGYHKNEEVLKKCVQDYLARIEKEAQSYQALKAQASEKLQLVNEELAQVCSKAQAEALAFQASLRKAQMQIESLEKAVEQKGRENEELTRIYVGLISKMEKISGAAAGQDAE; encoded by the coding sequence ATGGAAAAGTCCTTCTCCGACCTCTTCAGgtgctttgaaaagcagaaggaggCGATCGAGGGCTACCACAAGAACGAGGAGGTGCTGAAAAAGTGCGTGCAGGATTACCTGGCGAGGATCGAGAAGGAGGCGCAGAGCTACCAGGCGCTGAAGGCCCAGgccagtgagaagctgcagctgGTCAATGAGGAGCTGGCGCAGGTGTGCAGCAAGGCCCAGGCAGAGGCCCTGGCCTTCCAGGCCAGCCTGCGCAAGGCCCAGATGCAGATCGAGTCCCTGGAGAAGGCTGTGGAGCAGAAGGGGCGAGAGAACGAGGAGCTGACCCGCATCTACGTCGGCCTCATCTCCAAGATGGAGAAGATCTCGggtgctgctgctgggcaggATGCTGAATAA